From Staphylothermus hellenicus DSM 12710, a single genomic window includes:
- a CDS encoding PPC domain-containing DNA-binding protein — MFKLKNIHVFRIPSGEEIVSYINEYAEKHGIEAGMLSIIGSLENVEIGYYDRGLNKYVAKTFPGTYELVSGNGNISLKEGKPMAHIHVVIGDRNYNAHAGHLVKATVYVAEVVILEFEGDKKLVREHMGGDLWLWRTSEE, encoded by the coding sequence ATGTTTAAACTGAAAAATATACATGTTTTCAGGATCCCTTCTGGAGAAGAAATAGTTTCATATATTAATGAATATGCTGAAAAACACGGTATTGAAGCAGGAATGCTGAGCATTATTGGGTCGCTTGAAAACGTTGAGATAGGCTACTATGATCGTGGATTAAACAAATATGTAGCAAAAACTTTTCCGGGAACATATGAGCTTGTATCAGGAAATGGAAATATTAGTTTGAAAGAGGGAAAACCAATGGCTCACATACACGTAGTTATAGGTGATCGAAACTATAACGCTCACGCGGGCCACTTAGTAAAAGCAACTGTATATGTTGCTGAAGTAGTTATCTTAGAGTTTGAAGGCGATAAAAAACTTGTTCGAGAACATATGGGTGGGGATCTCTGGTTATGGAGAACCAGTGAAGAATAA
- a CDS encoding polysaccharide deacetylase family protein: MSQQVEFKPPNGYEYVLFLSFDLDVDSAEQYRGSDPVALSRGRFSVRRGLGKVLNVLNKYGLKTTFFVPGWVAATYPQIVKVLVDDGHEIAAHGYIHERFDEFKDIYYEDQLFKRMIESIETFTNHKPIGFRAPYWRFSKNTLSLLFKHGFKYDSSLMDDEYPYIIERNNHFLVELPVDWRLDDWPYLEYYRTLTPRELLDMWIDEIEYASQNHGYVSITMHPQCIGRGARINILDKIVEHAVETNAWIPQGRVLADYVLKNLLEK; encoded by the coding sequence TTGAGCCAACAAGTAGAGTTTAAGCCTCCTAATGGATACGAGTATGTATTATTTCTAAGCTTCGACCTAGATGTTGATTCAGCAGAGCAGTATAGGGGAAGCGACCCAGTTGCTTTGAGTAGGGGAAGATTCAGTGTTAGGAGGGGGCTGGGCAAGGTTTTAAATGTCTTAAACAAGTATGGTTTAAAAACAACGTTTTTTGTTCCTGGATGGGTTGCTGCAACATATCCTCAAATAGTAAAGGTTCTAGTCGATGATGGCCACGAAATAGCTGCTCATGGATATATTCATGAGAGATTTGATGAGTTCAAAGACATATACTATGAGGATCAATTGTTTAAGAGAATGATTGAATCAATAGAGACATTTACAAACCATAAGCCAATTGGTTTCAGAGCTCCATACTGGAGATTTAGTAAGAACACATTATCCCTACTATTCAAGCATGGATTTAAATATGATAGTAGCTTAATGGATGATGAGTACCCATACATTATTGAGAGAAACAATCACTTCCTCGTAGAGTTGCCGGTGGATTGGAGACTTGATGATTGGCCCTACCTAGAATACTATAGAACCCTAACACCTAGAGAACTGCTGGATATGTGGATTGATGAAATAGAATATGCTAGTCAAAACCATGGATATGTATCGATAACTATGCATCCACAATGCATTGGTAGGGGGGCTAGAATAAATATATTGGATAAAATAGTAGAACACGCTGTTGAGACAAATGCTTGGATACCTCAGGGAAGAGTTCTAGCTGACTATGTATTGAAGAACTTATTGGAGAAATAA